From Brassica napus cultivar Da-Ae chromosome C8 unlocalized genomic scaffold, Da-Ae chrC08_Random_1, whole genome shotgun sequence, the proteins below share one genomic window:
- the LOC106448387 gene encoding uncharacterized protein LOC106448387, with amino-acid sequence MFNGLAAEIPLDHIENFERVCNFSRANGVPPDYVKCTLFPFSLDGKASRWLASLPTALRHKISNFKQKTDEPFYDAWERYKEYRRECPHHGFEDDYILEVFYDGVSYEFRNALDSSSNGDFITQTTLGAFALIENMASSSLNKNKENDRSKSVNSIDNLVAKGDQLLKGNQSQVFIMEEETASENNVSDATPEGGNTIDDQQETDKPVDNAQNSQGQNSGYQKPYQGRTYVLSKAQHNQFQNQKQQTAQQTAPSPAIAPQDEMKGLATIMQQLLQGQQIHGKALNQITTDINSRMNQMFNDLSTKYDNVASHMRQMDVQIAQTAGRVKRQQGTQPGKTDKNPKE; translated from the exons atgttcaatgGTCTCGCGGCTGAAATCCCTTTGGACCACATCGAGAACTTTGAGAGAGTTTGCAACTTCTCTCGTGCGAATGGAGTGCCACCAGACTATGTCAAATGCACGTTGTTCCCATTCTCTTTGGATGGGAAAGCATCTCGCTGGCTAGCCTCTCTCCCGACTG CTCTGAGGCATAAAATCTCCAATTTTAAGCAAAAAACCGACGAGCCCTTCTATGATGCTTGGGAGCGGTACAAGGAGTACCGAAGGGAATGCCCTCACCATGGGTTTGAGGATGATTACATACTAGAAGTGTTCTATGATGGAGTGAGCTATGAGTTTCGCAATGCTCTTGATTCCTCGAGCAATGGAGATTTCATAACCCAAACAACACTAGGCGCATTCGCACTGATCGAAAATATGGCGTCCAGCTCCCTCAACAAGAACAAGGAGAATGACCGCTCCAAAAGCGTAAACAGCATAGACAACCTCGTGGCCAAGGGTGATCAGCTGTTGAAGGGTAATCAGAGCCAAGTGTTCATAATGGAGGAAGAAACTGCATCAGAGAACAATGTTTCAGACGCCACACCTGAAGGGGGCAATACCATCGATGATCAGCAAGAA ACTGACAAACCGGTTGACAACGCGCAGAACAGTCAAGGACAGAACAGTGGCTATCAGAAACCGTACCAGGGAAGAACATATGTCCTTAGCAAGGCGCAGCACAACCAGTTCCAGAACCAAAAACAGCAGACTGCTCAACAAACCGCTCCTTCGCCAGCGATTGCTCCGCAAGACGAGATGAAGGGTCTAGCGACGATCATGCAGCAGTTGCTCCAGGGTCAACAAATTCATGGGAAAGCGTTAAATCAAATCACCACGGACATCAACTCTAGGATGAACCAAATGTTTAATGACTTAAGTACCAAATACGATAATGTAGCCAGCCATATGCGTCAGATGGACGTGCAGATCGCGCAGACAGCCGGGAGAGTCAAGAGGCAGCAAGGTACTCAACCTGGAAAGACCGATAAGAACCCTAAGGAATGA